The Hornefia porci genome contains the following window.
ATGCCGATAAACGGCGCTTTAATATAATCCGAATAATCATAGAGATCATTCCTGGTTATTATATTATACATATCTGATGCGAGGATGTCTGTCGCCAGTGTAGTGGCGATCTCCGGATAGTCATCCTTCTCGCGGTTTATATTTGTAATGACAGGAATAGTGCAGCTGTCATTCTTCTTCATTTCCTTGATGAATTTCGCTCCGACATCGTCCAGCGCCAGAAGCCGGATATACGGCTTCGCGTTCCGGACCGTATCTTCTGTAATGCCCAGAAGAACCTGTGTCAGAAGCCGGGAAATTCGTGTCCTTGTATATGCCTTTGATTTGATTCGCTGAATCAGCTGCTCCGTCGAGCTGACATAACGGATCTCGTTCTTCAGTTTGTTGCCCAGTCCCTCTCCCGCAGAGAATATCTCCTCGAGCTGCTCGTTGTCCGACTGCAGAATGCGGGCGCTCACAAGAGAGAAATACGCCTGATCCATATGTTCAAACCGGTCCGGATCCTGTTCTGTCAGGATTTCCCGCTGCTTGGCTCCGGACTCATGATAGCTGTCTCCGCGGCGCTTGATTGTCACCGGCCGCATATTTTTTATATGCTTCAGATATTCGATGGCCAGAATGTTGTTCGGTTCCCGGATCAGCGCCTCATCCAGCTCCGGCGCAAGCTGTCTGGCGGCCATGGTCCTCGCCTTCGGATAAGAATTTCCGTGCTTCAGCAGCTCCTTCGCGATCTGCTCAATATAAGCCTCGTTCCTGACCATGGTCCGGCTGGCGCTGCTCAGCGCGTCGATATCGCCGCTTTCACTTCCGAACGCCAGGTAATCGATGCATCCGAAGCCCTCCAGAATCCGTACCGCACCGCGGGCGAAATATTCCGCGCTGTTGCACGCGAAAACAGTCGGGAGCTCACAGACCACATTGATCCCGTTCTGCACCGCCGTCTGCGCCCGATCCCATTTGTCATAGACCGCCGGCGTCCCCCGCTGCGTAAAATCTCCGCTCATAACGGAAACGCACACCTTTGCCTCCGTCGCCTTCATGGCTTTTTCCAGCAGATAGGCGTGTCCGTTGTGAAACGGGTTATATTCCCCGATAATTCCGATTGCCTTCATATGCCCTATTCATCCTTGTCTTCATAGAGCCATTCTTCACCGTTCTTGGTACGCACAGCCATCTCCTTCAGCTCGTCCCGGTTCTGCTGCAGGACCTCGCCCATATTATCGAAGGTTCTGGCCATGTAATTGAAGAGCTCATTCAGATATTTTCCGTTCAGCTCGTCGAACTTTCCCTGCATATCGTACAGAGTCTTGTCCAGATAGTCATAGGTCTTCAGCTTCAGAATCGTGGAATACTCCTGCGCCTCCTTGTTGATGGCGTCGGCCTTCTTCTGTGCGGCCAGCGTGATGTCGTGCTCGTCGACGAGATAATCCGCCTGCTTCCTGGCCTCCACGATGATCTTCTCATACTCTTCCTTCGCCTCCGACAGGATCCGGCCCTTCTCGTCCCGGACCCATTTGGCCTGCTGCACGTCGTCCGGCAGGCTGATCCGGATCTCCTTGACGATCTCCATCAGCTCGTTGCCGTCCACCATGATTTTATTTGTCAGTGGAACCGTCGATGCGGTCTCCACAATATCCTCGATTTCATCTAACAGATCCAGTATCGTCATGTCTTCCTCCTACTGATTCACATACTTTTTGACAATCTCGTCCATGATTTTTTCCGGTACCAGTCCCTCCACGCATCCGTTCAGGGAGACGACCTCCTTGATCATGCTGGAGCTGATAAACGAATATTCCGGGCTGGTCATCAGAAATACGGATTCGATTCCCGGGTCGAACAGCCTGGCGTTCATCTGCGCCATCTGTATCTCATACTCAAAATCCGTCGTGGCCCGCAGTCCGCGGACCACCGCATCGAAGCGGTTTCTGTTTACGTAATCCGCGAGCAGTCCCTCGAAGGAGTCCACCGTGACATTCGGCAGTTCATCTGTGATCTCGCGTATCATCGCGACACGCTCTTCCTTTGTGAACAAAGGATGCTTGGCGGGGTTCACGATCACGCCCACCACCAGCTCGTCAAACATTCTGGAGGCGCGTGTAATAATATCCAGATGGCCGTTCGTCATCGGATCAAAGGATCCGGTATATAATGCCTTTTTCATTCATTCCTCCTCGGAAACGGACTCCTGCGGATAGCGGTAAATGCTGACGACAGTCTTGCCGTACCGGCATTCTCTGACCCGCTTCAGCCTGCCCGCCGATTCCGGCATGGCGTCTCTGGAGCCGTGCTCTGTTATTATTATACCGTTTCGTGATAATAAATCAAGCCGATCTATCTTCAGCAGACACTTTTCATACAGTCCCGCCCGGTATGGAGGATCAAGCAGAAACACGTCCACCTTCTCATGAATCCGCTCGAGGGTCCGCTGGTAATCTCCCTGCAGGACGACCGCCCGTTCTTCCGCTCCGCAGTGTTCGATGTTCCTGTGGGTCAGGCGTATGCTTTCCCGGGCACTGTCGCAGAAATAGCATTTCTTCGCGCCGCGGGACAGCGCCTCGATGCCGAGACTTCCCGTTCCGCTGAACAGATCACAGAACACCTGTCCCCAGGTGTCATTCATCAGCAGATTAAATATCGACTCCTTCACTTTGTCGGAGGTCGGACGGATATCATAACCCGTCGGCGTTTCCAGCTTTCTTCCCCGATATTCTCCTGTTATAACTCTCATTTTGTATCTCCTATAATTCCAGTTTAATGTCTTCCCCGAACATCTTCTCAACCCGCCGCCGCAGCTCCGCAT
Protein-coding sequences here:
- the coaD gene encoding pantetheine-phosphate adenylyltransferase — its product is MKKALYTGSFDPMTNGHLDIITRASRMFDELVVGVIVNPAKHPLFTKEERVAMIREITDELPNVTVDSFEGLLADYVNRNRFDAVVRGLRATTDFEYEIQMAQMNARLFDPGIESVFLMTSPEYSFISSSMIKEVVSLNGCVEGLVPEKIMDEIVKKYVNQ
- the rsmD gene encoding 16S rRNA (guanine(966)-N(2))-methyltransferase RsmD, with the translated sequence MRVITGEYRGRKLETPTGYDIRPTSDKVKESIFNLLMNDTWGQVFCDLFSGTGSLGIEALSRGAKKCYFCDSARESIRLTHRNIEHCGAEERAVVLQGDYQRTLERIHEKVDVFLLDPPYRAGLYEKCLLKIDRLDLLSRNGIIITEHGSRDAMPESAGRLKRVRECRYGKTVVSIYRYPQESVSEEE
- a CDS encoding nucleotidyltransferase family protein, yielding MKAIGIIGEYNPFHNGHAYLLEKAMKATEAKVCVSVMSGDFTQRGTPAVYDKWDRAQTAVQNGINVVCELPTVFACNSAEYFARGAVRILEGFGCIDYLAFGSESGDIDALSSASRTMVRNEAYIEQIAKELLKHGNSYPKARTMAARQLAPELDEALIREPNNILAIEYLKHIKNMRPVTIKRRGDSYHESGAKQREILTEQDPDRFEHMDQAYFSLVSARILQSDNEQLEEIFSAGEGLGNKLKNEIRYVSSTEQLIQRIKSKAYTRTRISRLLTQVLLGITEDTVRNAKPYIRLLALDDVGAKFIKEMKKNDSCTIPVITNINREKDDYPEIATTLATDILASDMYNIITRNDLYDYSDYIKAPFIGI